One genomic segment of Clostridium saccharoperbutylacetonicum N1-4(HMT) includes these proteins:
- a CDS encoding acyl-CoA dehydratase activase has protein sequence MNKLGIDIGYSTFKYVYLDSKNNLIESDYIFHKGNITKYYKELLEKIKASNKEKSIKIGITGSLASRINLSKEYHINNSISLIEGTLLKNKSVKAIIELGAQETKYITDIEHNNMKFFMNTSCAAGTGSFLEEQALRLSIDIKDISAYIDKATEVPRIAGRCSVFSKTDMIHHMQDGVKIEDILQGLCYALVRNYKANVLQKNELKKPVMLSGGVINNKGVVKALKDILKLKEEDIVINENFELLTCFGACKIAEEKGLIIDVNKLESLGEAIIEKPKNNVYEQLNKFGMDDSLDKHNCISTNTKEGYLGVDIGSTSINFVVIDEDKNVIDYIYTKTNGKPKEVVYEYLEKLKERLGKEFKFKGIGTTGSGREYIGKLINADLIVNEITAQAEGAVNVCSDVDTIFEIGGQDSKYICIENKLVKDFEMNKICAAGTGAFIEEQIKKLGISLEEFGKIALKGDDPCNLGDRCTVFIEGNIGKAIGEGESIENISAGLAYSIVKNYLNRVVGARPIGNKIFLQGGIAHNQAVVNAFRALLKKEIMVPEFFSVTGALGTAVLTKESMRNKDKINKQAEFISYLDENEKYFLDGYVNNKELTKKTIGIPRVLFLNKMFPMFNEIFKKLGYNVLISDATNEDIIALSQEYSFEETCFPVKLINGHVAWLLERKVDYIFLPHLYTMKHAGSKVREDYACVYIQTSPKIIESVFNLEARNIKLISPVLSFNFGKQYMIKTLLGIGKVLGKNKIETTAAVMSGMKKFMNYEKKMEAIGNKVLKDIDKDEKVFVIVSRVYNIVDPALNMGIEKELIKRGYRVLHLSHLEASEMNIGEEYSNMYWPFGQHIIMGAKIIKNHKNLYPIYITNHGCGPDTILMHYFKKEMENKPYLHIEVDEHSSKVGVITRVEAFINSLKNCENNDSLEAENIIKAQNKRQTKNKIDFEEEILIPYMYPFSNILKAFLERKNKKVTILEPVSEKTIELGKNFSRGKEYFSLTGMLAEVTNKIKNDEKEYTLYFPTTEGSETFGQYGKLIQYKALECGKNLKLEAPFIEDYLGNKDFGLEFFKALVIGDLINLSSENKRELCLKDLIETIKNNEISNEYFDKTLKNIRNYISKKEGLKKLLIIGEAIVVNKDYLNSNMIKSLQNDYEVIKQPLSEELYMLFSDFCNKRNKVNKPLIRILNEAKTIIEKVNLSLEIRSPFNRNSESLNEVLIDKLPQYAGGSGRYRLAKLVTAENVDGIIIVSSMYENTATILKILREKYKELLNIPILDLYFDSNISKNNEELIETFIAYL, from the coding sequence GTGAATAAATTAGGAATAGATATCGGTTATTCAACATTTAAATATGTTTACTTAGATAGTAAAAATAATTTAATTGAAAGTGACTATATATTTCACAAAGGAAATATAACTAAATATTACAAGGAATTACTAGAAAAAATTAAGGCTTCAAATAAAGAAAAAAGTATAAAAATAGGAATAACAGGAAGCTTAGCGTCAAGAATAAATTTAAGTAAAGAATACCATATCAATAATAGTATTTCTCTTATTGAAGGAACTTTATTAAAAAATAAGAGCGTAAAAGCTATTATTGAACTTGGAGCTCAGGAAACGAAATATATTACAGATATAGAACATAACAATATGAAATTTTTTATGAATACAAGCTGCGCAGCAGGTACAGGTTCCTTTCTTGAAGAACAAGCTTTAAGGTTGAGCATTGACATAAAAGATATATCTGCATACATAGATAAAGCCACAGAAGTTCCAAGAATAGCAGGAAGATGCAGTGTTTTTTCAAAAACTGATATGATACACCATATGCAGGATGGAGTGAAAATAGAAGACATATTGCAAGGTTTATGTTATGCATTAGTTAGAAATTATAAAGCAAATGTATTGCAGAAAAATGAGCTTAAAAAACCTGTGATGCTTTCTGGTGGCGTAATAAATAACAAAGGTGTGGTAAAGGCATTAAAGGATATATTAAAGCTGAAGGAAGAAGATATAGTAATTAATGAGAATTTTGAATTACTTACATGCTTTGGTGCATGTAAAATAGCTGAAGAAAAAGGATTAATAATAGACGTTAATAAGCTTGAAAGTCTAGGGGAAGCAATTATAGAAAAGCCTAAAAACAATGTATATGAACAATTAAATAAATTTGGTATGGATGATAGCTTAGATAAACATAACTGTATAAGTACAAATACTAAAGAAGGATATCTAGGGGTTGATATTGGTTCAACAAGCATTAATTTTGTTGTAATTGATGAAGATAAAAATGTTATTGATTATATTTATACAAAAACAAATGGAAAACCTAAAGAGGTTGTTTATGAGTATCTTGAAAAATTAAAAGAAAGATTAGGTAAGGAATTCAAGTTTAAAGGAATAGGAACTACAGGTTCTGGAAGAGAGTATATTGGAAAATTAATAAATGCAGATTTAATTGTAAATGAAATTACAGCACAGGCTGAAGGTGCAGTAAATGTATGCAGTGATGTTGATACAATTTTTGAAATTGGTGGGCAGGATTCAAAATACATATGTATAGAAAATAAGTTAGTAAAAGATTTTGAAATGAATAAAATATGTGCTGCAGGAACTGGGGCCTTTATAGAAGAACAAATAAAAAAGCTTGGAATAAGTCTTGAGGAATTTGGAAAGATAGCGTTGAAGGGTGATGATCCTTGTAATCTAGGAGATAGGTGCACTGTTTTTATTGAAGGTAATATAGGGAAAGCAATTGGCGAAGGAGAAAGTATTGAAAATATTTCAGCTGGTCTTGCTTATTCTATAGTAAAAAATTATTTAAACAGAGTTGTTGGAGCTAGACCAATTGGAAATAAAATATTTCTTCAAGGTGGGATAGCTCATAATCAAGCGGTTGTAAATGCATTTAGAGCATTACTTAAAAAAGAGATAATGGTACCAGAATTCTTCAGTGTAACAGGTGCTTTAGGAACAGCTGTTTTAACAAAAGAAAGTATGAGAAATAAAGATAAAATTAATAAGCAAGCAGAATTCATAAGTTATTTAGATGAAAATGAAAAATATTTCTTAGATGGATATGTTAATAATAAAGAGCTAACTAAAAAAACAATAGGAATACCAAGAGTATTATTTCTTAACAAAATGTTTCCAATGTTCAATGAGATATTTAAAAAATTAGGCTATAATGTACTGATTTCAGATGCAACTAATGAAGATATAATTGCGCTTAGTCAGGAATACTCTTTTGAAGAAACTTGTTTCCCAGTTAAATTGATAAATGGGCATGTGGCTTGGCTTTTAGAAAGAAAGGTTGATTACATATTCCTTCCGCACTTATACACCATGAAGCATGCGGGGTCAAAGGTTAGAGAAGATTATGCATGTGTGTATATACAAACTTCACCTAAGATAATTGAAAGTGTCTTTAATTTAGAAGCAAGAAATATTAAATTAATATCACCAGTACTATCTTTTAATTTTGGAAAACAATATATGATTAAGACTTTATTAGGAATAGGAAAAGTCCTTGGAAAAAATAAAATAGAAACAACAGCAGCAGTAATGTCTGGAATGAAGAAATTCATGAATTATGAGAAAAAGATGGAAGCTATAGGAAATAAGGTTTTAAAAGATATAGACAAAGATGAAAAAGTATTTGTAATAGTAAGCAGAGTCTACAATATAGTTGATCCAGCATTAAATATGGGAATTGAAAAGGAATTGATAAAAAGAGGATATAGAGTACTTCATTTATCTCACCTTGAAGCTTCAGAAATGAATATTGGTGAAGAATATTCAAATATGTATTGGCCATTTGGACAACATATAATAATGGGTGCAAAAATTATAAAAAATCACAAAAACTTATATCCTATATATATTACAAATCATGGCTGTGGACCAGATACAATATTAATGCATTACTTTAAAAAGGAAATGGAGAATAAACCTTACTTGCATATAGAAGTAGATGAGCATTCGTCAAAAGTTGGAGTAATTACAAGGGTTGAGGCATTTATAAATTCTCTCAAAAATTGTGAAAATAACGATAGTTTAGAAGCTGAAAATATAATAAAAGCTCAGAATAAAAGGCAGACTAAAAATAAAATAGATTTTGAAGAGGAAATATTAATTCCATATATGTATCCATTCAGTAATATTCTAAAAGCTTTCTTAGAAAGAAAAAATAAGAAGGTAACGATATTAGAACCAGTAAGTGAAAAAACAATTGAATTAGGAAAGAATTTTTCAAGAGGGAAGGAATATTTTTCGTTAACTGGTATGCTTGCAGAAGTTACAAATAAGATTAAGAATGATGAAAAAGAATATACTTTGTATTTTCCAACAACTGAAGGAAGTGAAACCTTTGGTCAGTATGGAAAGCTAATACAATATAAAGCTTTAGAATGTGGCAAAAATTTAAAACTTGAAGCTCCATTTATTGAAGATTATTTAGGAAATAAGGATTTTGGCTTAGAATTCTTTAAAGCATTGGTAATTGGAGACTTAATCAATTTAAGCTCTGAGAATAAGAGAGAACTATGTTTAAAGGATTTAATAGAAACAATAAAAAATAATGAAATATCAAATGAATATTTTGATAAAACTTTAAAAAATATAAGAAACTATATATCTAAAAAAGAAGGATTAAAAAAATTATTGATAATAGGAGAAGCTATTGTAGTAAATAAAGATTACTTAAACAGCAATATGATAAAAAGTTTGCAAAATGATTATGAAGTTATAAAGCAGCCTTTAAGTGAAGAGCTATACATGTTGTTTAGTGATTTTTGTAATAAGAGAAATAAGGTTAATAAACCTTTAATTAGGATATTAAATGAAGCTAAAACAATTATTGAGAAGGTTAACTTAAGCTTAGAGATAAGGTCACCCTTTAATAGAAATAGTGAAAGTCTAAATGAAGTTTTAATAGATAAACTGCCTCAATATGCGGGTGGAAGTGGAAGATACAGGCTTGCTAAGCTTGTTACAGCTGAAAATGTTGATGGAATTATAATTGTAAGTTCAATGTATGAAAATACTGCTACAATACTAAAAATCTTAAGGGAAAAATACAAAGAACTTTTAAATATTCCTATATTAGACTTATATTTTGATAGTAATATAAGTAAGAATAATGAAGAATTAATAGAAACTTTCATAGCATATTTATAG
- a CDS encoding Crp/Fnr family transcriptional regulator has product MKNLILELEKADLFTNKTKEELQNLITKIEYKFINAAKNEYVFNSLTSTKFIGIVLSGKVNVERILPYGKLILMYTKKSGDMFGEVAVFSEANHYPCNVVAKEDSSILLISKDEFFKLLTLDNIILENFLKIISNKAFQLNSRVEALSFVSTKQKVAFSLLNDFHIEKNLLIKLPFSKKMWADNLNVSRASLYKALEELCADSIISMDKTNLIEIIDSQKLEDIVLN; this is encoded by the coding sequence ATGAAGAATTTAATTTTAGAATTAGAAAAAGCTGATCTTTTTACTAATAAGACAAAAGAGGAATTGCAAAATTTAATTACTAAAATAGAATATAAATTTATTAATGCAGCTAAGAATGAATATGTATTTAATTCCTTAACTTCAACAAAATTTATAGGCATTGTTTTATCTGGAAAAGTTAATGTTGAGAGAATTTTACCTTATGGTAAATTAATACTTATGTATACAAAAAAAAGTGGTGACATGTTTGGTGAGGTTGCTGTTTTTTCAGAAGCTAACCATTATCCATGTAATGTTGTCGCTAAAGAGGATAGTTCAATTCTCCTTATTTCAAAGGATGAATTTTTTAAATTGCTGACTTTAGATAATATTATCCTAGAAAATTTCTTAAAAATTATATCTAACAAGGCTTTTCAATTAAATTCAAGAGTTGAAGCCCTTTCATTTGTATCAACAAAACAAAAAGTCGCCTTTTCATTGCTTAATGATTTTCATATTGAAAAAAATTTACTTATAAAACTTCCTTTTAGCAAAAAAATGTGGGCAGACAATTTAAATGTTTCTAGGGCCTCCTTATATAAAGCTTTAGAGGAATTATGTGCAGACTCAATAATCTCTATGGACAAAACTAACTTAATTGAAATTATCGATTCTCAAAAATTAGAAGATATTGTTTTAAATTAA
- the fliB gene encoding flagellin lysine-N-methylase codes for MDKTIDILKTTNYDKFKCTADKCKFTCCEGWDVSVDGDTYNKWEKGKCSEILKNIKVEKSGDSVSYSIAKENHETCPFLDMKGLCEIVKKHGEEYISSICHTFPRVENKFEDRRELSLSCACPEVVEIISGLSGKINIFSDNKKATKNNLLELKVRDTLVNIVQQDDFLLEEKLLVCFQMLLDILEDEELSEEGLEEELEKYEDSKYLQEVIGKCKEIDSDINESVEEINYLLLDITKNYKEVSSFEFLLKDISDFAEAVKVGNLSVKWQEYKILFEQHSEFAENWIVSDIISSCISDDIEELIISFELIILEYLMVRYAVFLKYCINNNKEIEIQDIKDYIVTLSRIIGNNSEAVTEFLRDGFEDPILEIGYLCFISLF; via the coding sequence ATGGATAAAACGATAGATATTTTAAAAACTACAAATTATGATAAGTTTAAGTGTACAGCAGATAAATGTAAATTCACCTGTTGTGAGGGATGGGACGTAAGCGTAGATGGTGATACTTATAACAAATGGGAAAAAGGCAAATGCAGTGAAATATTAAAGAATATAAAAGTGGAAAAGTCAGGAGATAGTGTTAGTTATTCTATAGCTAAGGAAAATCATGAAACGTGTCCATTTTTAGATATGAAAGGATTATGTGAAATAGTAAAAAAACATGGAGAAGAGTATATATCATCGATATGTCATACATTTCCAAGGGTAGAAAATAAATTTGAAGATAGAAGAGAACTTTCATTATCTTGTGCTTGTCCAGAAGTAGTTGAAATTATAAGTGGCTTATCTGGGAAGATAAATATATTCTCAGATAATAAGAAAGCTACAAAAAATAATTTATTAGAACTTAAAGTTAGAGATACTTTGGTTAATATTGTTCAGCAGGACGATTTTTTGTTAGAAGAAAAGCTGCTGGTTTGTTTTCAAATGTTATTAGATATATTGGAAGATGAAGAACTTAGTGAAGAGGGCTTAGAAGAGGAATTAGAAAAATATGAGGATAGTAAGTATTTACAAGAAGTTATAGGTAAGTGCAAGGAAATAGATTCAGATATAAATGAGTCAGTTGAAGAAATTAATTATCTATTATTAGATATTACAAAGAATTATAAGGAAGTTTCTAGTTTTGAATTTCTATTAAAAGATATCTCTGATTTTGCGGAAGCTGTGAAGGTTGGAAATCTTTCAGTTAAGTGGCAGGAATATAAAATTTTATTCGAACAACATAGTGAGTTTGCTGAAAATTGGATAGTTTCTGATATTATAAGCAGTTGCATAAGCGATGATATTGAAGAACTTATAATTTCTTTTGAACTTATTATATTAGAATATCTAATGGTTAGGTATGCTGTATTTTTGAAATATTGTATAAATAATAATAAGGAAATAGAAATTCAAGATATAAAAGATTATATAGTAACTCTTTCTAGAATTATCGGCAATAATTCAGAAGCAGTTACTGAATTTTTGAGAGATGGATTTGAAGATCCGATTTTAGAAATTGGATACTTGTGTTTTATAAGTTTATTTTAA
- a CDS encoding 5-methyltetrahydropteroyltriglutamate--homocysteine S-methyltransferase: protein MKDNAPFKYDIVGSFLRPEHLKHAREEFAKGKINADELKKIEDEAITDLIAKQKAVGLQVITDGEFRRSSWHLDFMWAFNDVGHEKTKKGIPFHGEPALIDDTFLVGKVSIDNHPFVEHFKFVKQFEDENTVARQTIPAPAQFFFQMIIPDNLERTKSIYQNEEELIQDIAKGYKKVIQELYEAGCRNIQFDDCTWGVCVDPNACFILGTDEEGLQQIIEKLIRINNLAIEDKPEDLVINTHICRGNFHSTWACQGGYDRVAKDLFANENVNAFYLEFDDERSGDFKPLQYVSEDKKVVLGLITTKSSTLEDKKNIIERIHEAEKYIPLERLALSPQCGFASTEEGNKLTEEEQWEKLRLIQEISKEVWK, encoded by the coding sequence ATGAAAGATAATGCACCTTTTAAATATGATATTGTAGGAAGTTTTTTAAGACCAGAACATTTAAAACATGCAAGAGAAGAGTTTGCAAAAGGAAAAATTAATGCAGATGAGTTGAAAAAAATTGAAGATGAAGCAATTACTGATTTAATTGCAAAGCAAAAAGCAGTTGGGCTTCAAGTTATAACAGACGGTGAATTTAGAAGAAGTTCATGGCATCTTGATTTTATGTGGGCATTTAATGATGTTGGGCATGAAAAGACAAAGAAAGGAATTCCATTTCATGGAGAGCCAGCATTAATCGATGATACATTTTTGGTAGGAAAAGTATCTATTGATAATCATCCTTTTGTTGAACACTTTAAATTTGTAAAACAATTTGAGGATGAAAATACAGTTGCACGTCAGACAATACCTGCACCAGCACAATTTTTCTTTCAAATGATTATACCAGACAATTTAGAAAGAACAAAATCAATATATCAAAATGAGGAAGAATTGATTCAAGATATAGCTAAAGGCTACAAAAAAGTGATACAAGAGTTATATGAAGCAGGCTGTAGAAATATTCAATTTGACGATTGTACCTGGGGCGTATGTGTTGATCCAAATGCTTGTTTTATTTTGGGAACTGATGAAGAAGGATTACAACAAATTATTGAAAAACTAATAAGAATTAATAATCTTGCTATAGAAGATAAACCAGAGGACTTGGTTATTAACACTCATATATGCAGAGGGAATTTCCATTCTACATGGGCTTGCCAAGGTGGCTATGATCGTGTAGCAAAGGATCTTTTTGCAAATGAAAATGTGAATGCCTTTTATTTAGAATTTGATGATGAACGCTCTGGAGATTTCAAACCTCTCCAATATGTAAGTGAAGATAAGAAAGTTGTATTGGGACTAATTACTACTAAGTCCTCAACATTAGAAGATAAGAAGAATATAATTGAGCGAATTCATGAAGCAGAAAAATATATTCCTTTAGAACGTTTAGCTCTTAGTCCTCAATGTGGATTTGCGTCTACAGAGGAAGGAAACAAGCTTACAGAAGAAGAACAATGGGAGAAATTAAGACTTATACAAGAGATTTCAAAAGAGGTATGGAAATAA
- a CDS encoding LysR family transcriptional regulator, which translates to MTLQQLKYVVTVADKGTISDAAKELFISQPTITNAIKDLEKEMHITIFNRTNKGIVVSNIGNEFLAYARQVLEQANLLEEKFLNAKEQSPRFSVSTQHYSFAVNAFVDVIREFGGNQYDFTLRETQTYEIIEDVSRMKSEIGILYTSSKNEEVIMKFIKQNDLEFEELFEAKPHVFISSKHPLAERKEITLEELEDYPYLSFEQGDYNSFYFSEEILSTLDRNKNIKVRDRATLFNLAVGLNGYTVSTGVISKELNGENIIARPLMVEEYMRIGVIRQRKMPLSRYGEAYMAALKKHVLEYV; encoded by the coding sequence ATGACTTTACAACAATTAAAATATGTAGTAACCGTTGCAGACAAAGGAACAATTAGTGATGCAGCTAAGGAATTATTCATTTCTCAGCCTACAATTACTAATGCTATTAAAGATTTAGAAAAGGAAATGCATATTACTATATTTAATAGAACTAACAAGGGAATTGTAGTTTCAAATATAGGAAATGAATTTCTTGCATATGCAAGGCAAGTACTTGAACAAGCTAATTTATTGGAAGAAAAGTTTTTGAATGCAAAGGAACAAAGCCCGAGATTTTCGGTTTCTACTCAGCACTATTCTTTTGCAGTAAATGCTTTTGTAGATGTAATTCGTGAATTTGGTGGGAATCAATATGATTTTACTTTAAGAGAAACTCAGACATATGAGATCATTGAAGATGTAAGTAGAATGAAAAGTGAAATAGGAATTTTATATACTTCATCTAAAAATGAAGAAGTGATTATGAAGTTTATTAAACAAAACGATTTAGAGTTTGAAGAACTTTTTGAAGCAAAACCTCATGTATTTATTAGTTCTAAACATCCACTAGCTGAAAGAAAAGAAATTACATTGGAGGAACTTGAGGATTATCCATATCTCTCTTTTGAGCAGGGGGATTATAATTCATTTTATTTTTCTGAGGAAATCTTAAGTACCCTTGATCGTAATAAAAATATTAAAGTTAGAGACAGAGCAACCTTATTTAATCTTGCAGTTGGATTAAATGGTTATACGGTAAGTACAGGTGTAATCAGCAAAGAGTTGAATGGAGAAAATATCATAGCAAGACCTCTTATGGTAGAGGAATATATGCGAATAGGAGTAATTAGGCAAAGGAAGATGCCACTTAGCAGATATGGGGAGGCTTATATGGCTGCATTAAAAAAGCATGTATTAGAATATGTTTAG
- the cas2 gene encoding CRISPR-associated endonuclease Cas2 — MFIILTYDVGEKRVNRVRKCLKKYLTWTQNSVFEGEITEGKLHKCLADVNKFIERDEDSLYIYMVKNIHNIKKEVIGQQKNYDELFL; from the coding sequence ATGTTTATAATATTAACATATGATGTTGGAGAAAAGCGGGTAAATAGAGTGCGGAAATGTTTAAAAAAATACTTAACTTGGACTCAAAACTCAGTATTTGAAGGAGAAATAACAGAAGGAAAATTACATAAATGTCTAGCTGATGTTAATAAATTTATAGAAAGAGATGAAGATTCACTCTATATTTATATGGTTAAAAATATTCACAATATAAAGAAAGAAGTAATAGGACAGCAAAAGAATTATGATGAGCTATTTTTGTAG
- the cas1b gene encoding type I-B CRISPR-associated endonuclease Cas1b, protein MGRDYYIFSNGRIKRKENTIYFVDSEENKKAIPVEEVERLHLFGEVDLNTKFLNHISKYSILINIYNYYGFYSGTYYSKKKNVSGLVLVNQSRMYLEFSLRLKLAKAFIDSANHHMLRNLRRHKITTQEYIDKIEKERQVMNNSNTIQEVMGAEGRARKAYYEAFNTFIKEDFYMEKREKRPPTDPINALISFGNSLMYTTVLGEIYKTQLDPTISYLHEPSTKRFSLSLDIAEIFKPLIVDSIIFTMINKGMIKKDDFQIENEVCLLNENGKKKFIRELENKLSTTVKHRSLHRNVSYRNLIKLECYKIIKMAIENEEYKPLKAWW, encoded by the coding sequence ATGGGACGAGATTATTATATTTTTAGTAATGGAAGAATCAAGAGGAAAGAAAATACTATTTATTTTGTAGATTCGGAAGAAAATAAAAAAGCAATTCCTGTAGAAGAAGTAGAAAGACTTCATTTATTTGGGGAAGTAGATTTAAATACAAAATTCTTGAATCATATTTCAAAATATAGTATTTTAATTAATATTTATAATTATTATGGTTTCTATAGTGGAACTTATTATTCTAAGAAAAAGAATGTATCTGGATTAGTATTAGTTAATCAATCAAGAATGTATTTAGAATTTTCACTTAGATTGAAATTAGCAAAAGCATTTATTGATTCGGCTAATCATCATATGCTTAGAAATTTAAGAAGACATAAGATAACTACACAAGAATATATTGATAAAATAGAAAAAGAAAGACAAGTAATGAATAATTCAAATACAATTCAAGAAGTAATGGGAGCAGAAGGTAGAGCTAGAAAAGCCTATTATGAAGCATTCAATACTTTTATTAAAGAAGATTTTTATATGGAAAAGAGAGAAAAAAGACCACCAACAGACCCTATAAATGCACTTATTTCTTTTGGAAATAGTTTGATGTATACAACAGTACTTGGAGAAATTTATAAAACTCAGTTAGATCCAACCATTAGCTATCTTCATGAACCATCAACAAAACGTTTTTCTCTAAGCTTAGATATAGCAGAAATATTTAAACCGCTTATAGTAGATAGTATTATTTTTACAATGATAAATAAGGGTATGATTAAAAAAGATGATTTTCAAATTGAAAATGAAGTCTGCTTATTAAATGAAAATGGGAAAAAGAAGTTCATTAGAGAACTTGAAAATAAATTATCAACAACAGTAAAACATAGGAGTCTTCATAGAAATGTATCGTATAGGAATCTTATTAAATTAGAATGTTATAAAATAATAAAAATGGCAATTGAAAATGAAGAATATAAGCCATTAAAGGCGTGGTGGTAA
- the cas4 gene encoding CRISPR-associated protein Cas4, giving the protein MNIDFENLKVSGLKVDYYFICKRKLWLFDKGISMESANDRVMQGTVVHKESYKKAKTKELLIDNLIRLDIIDDNYVREVKITSRMRHADEMQLLYYLYYLKRLGIERKGTLNYVKEKKVEEVILTKENEALVEEALIGISELLQEKYPPKVEAYPHCSKCAYYEYCFVKEEE; this is encoded by the coding sequence TTGAATATTGATTTTGAAAATCTAAAGGTTAGTGGTTTAAAAGTTGATTACTATTTTATCTGCAAACGGAAATTGTGGCTTTTTGATAAAGGAATTTCTATGGAATCTGCCAATGATAGAGTAATGCAAGGCACAGTAGTTCATAAGGAATCATATAAAAAAGCTAAGACAAAAGAACTTTTAATAGATAATTTAATACGTTTGGATATTATTGATGATAATTATGTAAGAGAAGTTAAGATAACTAGCAGAATGAGACATGCTGATGAAATGCAATTATTATACTATTTATATTATTTAAAGCGGCTTGGTATAGAACGAAAGGGAACTTTAAATTATGTAAAGGAAAAGAAAGTTGAAGAAGTGATATTAACAAAAGAAAATGAAGCTTTAGTAGAAGAAGCATTGATAGGAATAAGTGAACTTTTGCAAGAAAAATATCCACCAAAAGTAGAAGCATATCCTCATTGCAGTAAGTGTGCATATTATGAATATTGTTTTGTAAAGGAGGAAGAGTAG